Proteins encoded within one genomic window of Kibdelosporangium phytohabitans:
- a CDS encoding trypsin-like peptidase domain-containing protein, protein MPADVPVLPLARSATVRAGDRDSIIQHPRGLPKKIATHHNVVKYDDDDVVQYWTDTEAGSSGSRTSCDVDPLPELG, encoded by the coding sequence GTGCCCGCCGACGTGCCCGTTCTGCCGTTGGCCCGGTCGGCGACCGTGCGGGCAGGCGACCGGGACTCGATCATCCAGCACCCGCGTGGCCTGCCCAAGAAGATCGCCACGCACCACAACGTGGTCAAGTACGACGACGACGACGTCGTGCAGTACTGGACCGACACGGAGGCCGGGTCGTCCGGCTCGCGGACCTCATGTGACGTGGATCCGCTGCCCGAACTGGGGTGA
- a CDS encoding DUF3307 domain-containing protein, producing the protein MTADHATRFAASFAALLAAHQVADYWVQTDHQATNKGRHGSPAANAIGRSACVAHIVSYSAVSTAAVAGIGRMLRLGASWRGILAGQAISAVSHYWADRRFPLRGLAGRLGKLDYHDHGGDAMLDQSWHIGWLALAALATAVVTPSTVDS; encoded by the coding sequence ATGACAGCCGACCACGCCACCCGGTTCGCGGCGAGCTTCGCCGCATTGCTCGCCGCCCACCAGGTCGCCGACTACTGGGTGCAGACCGACCACCAGGCCACGAACAAGGGCAGGCACGGCAGCCCGGCCGCGAACGCCATCGGCCGCTCGGCCTGCGTCGCGCACATCGTCTCCTACTCGGCCGTCAGCACGGCGGCCGTCGCGGGCATCGGCAGGATGCTGCGGCTCGGCGCGAGCTGGCGGGGAATCCTTGCCGGGCAGGCGATCTCGGCCGTGAGCCACTACTGGGCCGATCGGCGGTTCCCGCTGCGCGGGCTGGCGGGCAGACTCGGCAAGCTGGACTACCACGACCACGGCGGCGACGCCATGCTCGACCAGAGCTGGCACATCGGCTGGCTGGCACTGGCGGCCCTGGCAACAGCGGTCGTCACTCCCTCCACAGTGGATAGTTGA
- a CDS encoding Crp/Fnr family transcriptional regulator has translation MSFWWGLTTPQRNLLGKVGTRVRYGTDDQILHQGARDRHLVVILTGVVKVVTSYSNGLAKVLALRGPGTLLGEIAALTASPRTAAVSAASPVTALLINNVEFAAATRADPALHAQLEQALATRLLVTNQQLVEASIPAVLPRLAGLLASLGDQLDTNVLPISQPDLASLAATSEASVARSLRELRAMGLIRTGRRRIEVIDAPGLRSYADSYDVKP, from the coding sequence GTGAGTTTCTGGTGGGGATTGACGACCCCGCAACGGAACCTGCTGGGCAAGGTCGGTACGCGGGTCCGGTACGGGACCGACGACCAGATCCTGCACCAGGGCGCGCGTGACCGTCATCTGGTGGTGATCCTGACCGGAGTGGTCAAAGTGGTCACGAGCTACAGCAACGGGCTGGCGAAGGTGCTCGCCCTGCGCGGGCCCGGCACGTTGCTCGGCGAGATCGCCGCGCTGACCGCGTCGCCGCGCACGGCCGCCGTGTCCGCGGCGTCCCCGGTGACCGCTTTGCTGATCAACAACGTCGAGTTCGCCGCGGCGACACGCGCCGACCCGGCACTGCACGCCCAACTCGAACAGGCGCTGGCGACGCGGCTGCTGGTGACGAACCAGCAGCTGGTCGAAGCGTCCATACCCGCCGTGCTGCCGAGGCTGGCCGGGTTGCTGGCCAGCCTCGGCGACCAGCTCGACACGAACGTGCTGCCGATCTCGCAACCCGACCTGGCCAGTCTCGCGGCCACTTCGGAGGCGTCGGTGGCCCGCTCGTTGCGCGAGTTGCGGGCGATGGGCCTGATCCGCACCGGTCGTCGCCGCATCGAGGTGATCGACGCGCCCGGCCTGCGGTCCTACGCGGACTCCTACGATGTCAAGCCATGA
- a CDS encoding YnfA family protein — protein sequence MTVIRSLVLFVLAALAEIGGAWLVWQGIREHRGLLWIAAGVVALGVYGFVATFQPDPNFGRILAAYGGVFVAGSLAWGVIVDKFRPDVWDCTGAAICVAGVLLIMYAPR from the coding sequence ATGACGGTGATTCGGTCGTTGGTCCTGTTCGTTCTGGCGGCGTTGGCCGAGATCGGCGGCGCGTGGCTGGTGTGGCAGGGGATCAGGGAACACCGCGGTCTACTGTGGATCGCCGCGGGCGTCGTCGCCCTCGGGGTGTACGGGTTCGTGGCCACGTTCCAGCCGGACCCGAACTTCGGCCGGATCCTCGCCGCGTACGGTGGTGTGTTCGTCGCGGGCTCGTTGGCGTGGGGCGTGATCGTCGACAAGTTCCGTCCCGACGTGTGGGACTGCACCGGGGCGGCGATCTGCGTCGCCGGGGTGCTCCTGATCATGTACGCGCCGCGCTGA
- a CDS encoding dihydrodipicolinate reductase — protein MTAPLIDTVVWGTGNIGRASIRAVTAHPALRLSGVIVHSPGKAGRDAGDLAGLDRELGITATTDVDAVLAGSPKAVVYAASGEVRPNEAVDDIIKAIRGGAVVVTPSVYALYDQRNAPPELRDPLLAAVEDGGGSLLVSGVDPGWGNDILPLLISGVATDIDVIRCQEIFDYTTYDQPDSVRWLVGMGQPLDYSPPMVAPGIPTMVWGGQIRLMARALGVELDEIRETLARRELDETVTTELMGEFEKGTQGALRFEVQGIVRGAPRIVVEHVTRIHPSCAPDWPMPPTGDGAHRVIIEGNPRIEVTVQASDENGNASAGGNATAVGRLVGAIDWLVDAEPGLYDAVDVPLRPAMGKLGQAGT, from the coding sequence ATGACCGCCCCCTTGATTGACACAGTTGTCTGGGGCACAGGCAACATCGGCCGTGCGTCCATCCGTGCCGTGACAGCCCATCCCGCGCTGCGGCTGTCCGGTGTGATCGTGCACAGTCCGGGCAAGGCCGGCCGCGACGCGGGTGATCTGGCGGGCCTGGACCGGGAACTGGGGATCACCGCGACCACCGACGTGGACGCGGTGCTGGCAGGCAGTCCGAAAGCCGTTGTGTACGCGGCATCCGGCGAGGTCAGGCCCAACGAGGCAGTCGACGACATCATCAAGGCGATCCGGGGCGGTGCCGTTGTGGTGACGCCGTCGGTGTACGCGCTGTACGACCAGCGCAACGCTCCGCCGGAGCTGCGCGACCCGTTGCTCGCCGCGGTCGAGGACGGCGGCGGGTCGCTGCTGGTGTCCGGGGTGGACCCCGGGTGGGGCAACGACATCCTGCCGTTGCTGATCAGCGGGGTGGCCACGGACATCGACGTGATCCGCTGCCAGGAGATCTTCGACTACACCACCTACGACCAGCCCGACTCGGTCCGGTGGCTGGTCGGAATGGGTCAGCCGCTGGACTATTCGCCGCCGATGGTCGCGCCGGGCATCCCGACCATGGTGTGGGGCGGGCAGATCCGGCTGATGGCCCGTGCGCTCGGGGTCGAACTGGACGAGATCCGCGAGACGCTGGCGCGCCGCGAGCTGGACGAGACCGTGACGACCGAGCTGATGGGCGAGTTCGAGAAGGGCACCCAGGGCGCGCTCCGGTTCGAGGTCCAGGGCATCGTGCGCGGTGCGCCGCGGATCGTGGTCGAGCACGTCACGAGGATCCACCCGTCCTGCGCGCCGGACTGGCCGATGCCGCCGACCGGCGACGGCGCGCACCGCGTGATCATCGAGGGCAACCCGCGCATCGAGGTCACCGTCCAGGCGTCCGACGAGAACGGCAACGCCTCGGCCGGTGGGAACGCCACCGCTGTGGGCAGGCTGGTCGGCGCGATCGACTGGCTCGTCGACGCCGAGCCGGGCCTGTACGACGCGGTCGACGTGCCACTGCGGCCCGCCATGGGCAAACTGGGGCAAGCGGGCACGTGA
- a CDS encoding carboxymuconolactone decarboxylase family protein has product MAPLAEEQAMNIDIPEGKDPIAYVWGEMVPGIGTAAANFSLAVYANTTLGLREFEAARLRIAQINGCMFCLDWRTERDGVKVEDEFPDAVTNWRTTEALDERAKLAAEYAERYALDHHGLDEEFWGRMTGRYSQREIVELSMSIGSWLAFGRLNRVHGLDAMCVLKTS; this is encoded by the coding sequence ATGGCGCCCTTGGCGGAGGAGCAGGCGATGAACATCGACATTCCCGAAGGCAAGGACCCGATCGCGTACGTCTGGGGCGAGATGGTTCCGGGGATCGGCACCGCCGCCGCCAACTTCTCGCTCGCCGTGTACGCCAACACCACGTTGGGGCTGCGCGAGTTCGAGGCCGCCCGGCTGCGGATCGCCCAGATCAACGGGTGCATGTTCTGCCTCGACTGGCGCACCGAACGCGACGGCGTGAAGGTCGAGGACGAGTTCCCCGACGCGGTGACCAACTGGCGCACAACGGAAGCGCTCGACGAGCGGGCCAAGCTGGCCGCCGAGTACGCCGAGCGCTACGCGCTTGACCACCACGGCCTCGACGAGGAGTTCTGGGGCCGGATGACCGGGCGCTACAGCCAGCGGGAGATCGTCGAGCTGAGCATGAGCATCGGGTCGTGGCTGGCCTTCGGCAGGCTCAACCGGGTCCACGGCCTCGACGCGATGTGCGTACTGAAAACCTCGTGA